A window of the Desulfobacula toluolica Tol2 genome harbors these coding sequences:
- a CDS encoding class I SAM-dependent methyltransferase: protein MEALTDWYKLWNQLCEIQNKAFGRKKEYSEDDFWKHKARHFDKMVDERWEKPDSSRDFLIQKLKDNPGATLLDIGAGTGKWSLLVSPYAAKVTALDPSLAMQEILKEKIQKQGINNIDIVTGTWPRDYVASHDFVLASHSMYGVPDFKAFADKMSATATKACIMLLRAPFADSVMAIASRYVLGQPYDSPNFQVAYNALLGMDIYPDVIMEAAGTWPAWTHDSFEEALDDLKNRLNICETSQYDDFLSDLLEKHLILKDCKFVWPSGNRSALVYWEV from the coding sequence ATGGAAGCATTGACGGATTGGTATAAATTGTGGAATCAGCTTTGTGAGATTCAGAACAAGGCCTTTGGCAGAAAAAAGGAATACTCGGAGGATGACTTCTGGAAGCACAAGGCAAGGCATTTTGATAAAATGGTGGATGAAAGATGGGAAAAGCCGGATTCGTCCAGGGATTTTCTGATTCAAAAATTAAAGGACAATCCAGGCGCAACCTTGCTGGATATCGGTGCAGGCACCGGCAAATGGTCCCTTCTTGTTTCCCCTTATGCGGCAAAAGTCACGGCATTGGACCCTTCGTTGGCCATGCAGGAGATTTTGAAGGAAAAGATTCAAAAACAGGGGATTAACAATATTGATATTGTCACCGGGACTTGGCCCAGGGATTATGTGGCATCCCATGATTTTGTCCTGGCATCTCATTCCATGTATGGTGTGCCTGATTTTAAAGCCTTTGCAGACAAAATGTCGGCCACGGCAACCAAAGCCTGTATTATGCTGCTGCGGGCGCCTTTTGCTGATTCCGTAATGGCAATAGCCTCCCGTTATGTTTTGGGGCAGCCGTATGACAGCCCGAACTTTCAGGTTGCCTATAATGCCCTTCTGGGCATGGATATTTATCCTGACGTGATCATGGAAGCTGCGGGCACCTGGCCTGCCTGGACACATGATTCTTTTGAAGAGGCCCTGGACGATTTGAAGAATCGTCTGAATATTTGTGAGACATCACAATATGATGATTTCCTTTCAGATTTGCTGGAAAAACATCTTATTTTGAAAGACTGTAAATTTGTCTGGCCGTCCGGAAACCGCTCAGCCCTTGTGTACTGGGAGGTGTGA
- a CDS encoding ABC transporter substrate-binding protein, with the protein MAAVKFFRSLIICVFVFGSVAGCDFSGKAQKDFITITDQIGRKVKIPSQIKRMAAFHHFGGKLVYALNQQHLLVEKSIYGREALALNRIDKAFAALPNMAQGHGYNIESLVSLNPDVVFLYASSDQGEIEQFENAGIPVIGVKGETFEESFEAIRLMADVLKCRDQGEVYIQECNRLIELVRVRLEQHGAPPLNVMFSGPKSIYSVATGNMLQNRILELSGARNVAAGLKGFWADVSPEQIAKWNPDVVFLGSSFDAYGKDKIFKNSHFQTVKAIKEKKVFSFPSEIGWWDYPAPHCVLGVVWSAKTLYPELFSDIDMMMVANRFYKKFMGYTFEELGGRLEQ; encoded by the coding sequence ATGGCTGCCGTTAAATTTTTCAGGAGCCTTATTATCTGTGTGTTTGTGTTCGGTTCTGTTGCAGGGTGTGATTTTTCAGGCAAAGCCCAAAAGGATTTTATCACCATCACGGATCAAATTGGCCGCAAGGTTAAGATTCCGTCACAGATCAAACGAATGGCCGCCTTTCACCATTTTGGCGGCAAACTCGTCTATGCCTTGAATCAGCAGCACCTGCTGGTTGAAAAAAGTATCTACGGCAGGGAGGCCCTGGCATTGAACAGGATTGATAAAGCCTTTGCCGCTCTGCCAAATATGGCACAGGGGCACGGTTATAATATTGAAAGTCTGGTCAGCCTGAATCCCGACGTCGTTTTTTTATATGCATCCAGCGACCAGGGCGAGATAGAACAGTTTGAAAATGCCGGTATCCCGGTTATCGGCGTAAAAGGTGAGACCTTTGAAGAAAGCTTTGAGGCGATCCGACTGATGGCCGACGTCCTGAAATGCCGGGATCAGGGGGAAGTTTATATTCAAGAGTGCAATCGTCTTATCGAGCTGGTTCGGGTGAGGCTGGAGCAACATGGGGCACCCCCTTTGAATGTCATGTTTTCAGGACCCAAAAGCATTTATTCCGTGGCCACGGGCAATATGCTTCAAAACCGGATTCTGGAACTTTCCGGTGCCAGAAACGTGGCTGCCGGATTAAAAGGTTTTTGGGCTGATGTGTCACCCGAGCAGATTGCAAAATGGAATCCTGATGTTGTGTTTTTAGGCTCATCCTTTGATGCTTACGGCAAAGACAAAATTTTTAAAAATTCTCATTTCCAGACCGTCAAAGCTATTAAAGAGAAAAAAGTCTTTTCATTTCCTTCCGAAATCGGGTGGTGGGATTACCCGGCTCCCCATTGTGTACTGGGGGTGGTCTGGTCTGCTAAAACTCTTTACCCGGAACTTTTTTCAGATATTGACATGATGATGGTTGCCAACCGGTTTTATAAAAAATTTATGGGGTATACCTTTGAAGAGCTGGGGGGCAGGCTGGAGCAATGA
- a CDS encoding FecCD family ABC transporter permease — MVLFSLSLGRVDISCMTVLKILFSSVFPLEPDWSVTTYAVVIDVRLPRILAGILVGAALSISGASFQGVFQNPLVSPHILGVASGAGFGAALAILLFDNILMIHLVSFFFGLLSVGMTYSLSRVYKITPILMLVLSGIVVGSLFSALTSFLKYIADPMNKMPAIVFWLLGSLNHVSSKDLLITAPVFIVCISALLMVRWRINLLAMGEEDAKSLGVNTETLKAVIIVSATIATASAVCISGIIGWIGIMIPHIGRLIVGPDHKYLLPVSMLIGAAYLVAVDTIARTALVTEIPIGILTAIFGAPVFAFLLRKSQKAD, encoded by the coding sequence GTGGTTTTGTTTTCCTTAAGCCTTGGCCGGGTGGATATTTCCTGTATGACAGTGCTGAAAATTTTGTTTTCATCTGTTTTTCCCCTGGAACCGGACTGGTCCGTGACAACCTATGCCGTTGTCATTGATGTCAGACTGCCCAGAATCCTGGCAGGCATTCTTGTGGGAGCCGCTTTGTCCATATCCGGTGCATCCTTTCAAGGGGTGTTCCAGAATCCCCTGGTAAGCCCCCATATCCTGGGGGTGGCGTCCGGTGCAGGGTTTGGCGCAGCTCTGGCCATTCTTTTGTTTGACAATATATTGATGATTCATCTGGTGTCTTTTTTCTTCGGTCTTTTGTCCGTGGGCATGACCTATTCCCTGTCAAGAGTCTACAAGATTACCCCGATCCTTATGCTGGTGCTTTCCGGCATTGTGGTGGGATCTCTTTTTTCCGCATTGACCTCTTTTTTAAAATATATTGCCGATCCCATGAACAAAATGCCTGCCATTGTTTTCTGGCTGCTGGGTTCTTTAAATCATGTTTCGTCAAAAGATTTGTTGATTACGGCACCGGTTTTTATTGTCTGTATTTCAGCCCTGCTCATGGTGCGCTGGAGGATCAATCTTCTGGCCATGGGAGAGGAGGATGCAAAATCCCTGGGCGTCAACACGGAAACCTTAAAAGCCGTCATCATTGTCAGCGCCACAATTGCCACGGCATCAGCAGTGTGCATCAGCGGAATCATCGGCTGGATAGGCATCATGATCCCCCATATCGGCCGTTTGATTGTGGGGCCCGACCATAAATATCTTTTGCCTGTGTCCATGCTGATCGGTGCCGCTTATCTTGTGGCAGTTGATACCATTGCAAGAACAGCTCTTGTGACGGAAATCCCAATTGGCATTCTGACGGCTATTTTTGGTGCCCCTGTGTTTGCCTTTTTACTTCGAAAAAGTCAGAAAGCGGATTGA
- a CDS encoding ABC transporter ATP-binding protein — protein sequence MNLAVENISAGYGKTQVISNINLAVGPGRICALMGRNGSGKTTLLRCINGVISPFEGKVSIMGKDICRLSRDRIAGMISVVPQVSFSPFSFSCMDMVLMAGASRIKAWSAPSKKDREKAFSVMAEAGIDHMADSAFNSISGGERQLVMLARGLFQDTPVMLLDEPNSHLDFTNQHRIMALMQTLVKKRKTTVLITLHDPNLVYYYCDEVVLLHNGGVVASGETRTTMTDDVLSRVLGDNIQCDVTLKGVFVVTPKQINSPNNNSGIKVKI from the coding sequence ATGAATCTGGCCGTTGAAAATATCAGCGCAGGATACGGGAAAACCCAGGTGATTTCTAACATCAACCTGGCTGTCGGGCCGGGCAGGATCTGTGCCCTCATGGGCAGAAACGGATCAGGGAAAACCACATTGTTACGCTGTATTAACGGAGTTATCTCCCCGTTTGAAGGCAAGGTTTCGATCATGGGCAAGGATATTTGCAGGCTTTCCCGGGACCGGATTGCCGGGATGATCAGCGTGGTTCCCCAGGTAAGCTTTTCTCCATTTTCCTTTTCCTGCATGGATATGGTGCTTATGGCCGGGGCGTCACGGATCAAGGCATGGTCAGCCCCGTCAAAAAAAGACAGGGAAAAGGCTTTTTCAGTGATGGCTGAAGCAGGTATCGATCATATGGCCGACAGTGCTTTTAATTCCATATCCGGCGGCGAACGCCAGCTGGTCATGCTGGCAAGGGGGCTGTTCCAGGACACGCCGGTTATGCTCCTGGACGAACCCAATTCCCACCTTGATTTTACCAACCAGCACAGAATCATGGCTCTGATGCAGACGCTTGTGAAAAAAAGGAAGACAACGGTTTTAATCACCCTGCATGATCCCAATCTGGTCTATTATTATTGTGATGAAGTGGTCCTTCTTCACAATGGCGGTGTGGTGGCTTCAGGAGAAACCCGGACGACCATGACGGATGATGTTCTGTCCAGGGTGCTGGGAGACAATATCCAGTGTGATGTCACCCTGAAAGGTGTTTTTGTAGTTACCCCGAAACAGATAAATTCCCCAAATAATAACTCCGGTATAAAGGTGAAGATATGA
- a CDS encoding ABC transporter substrate-binding protein, which yields MTKKRIFLLLFSACFVFLFYRIYYHPETRARENHDRTRIVTDMKGRAFQVADPIRRIALLGGPTGQVAFILGVQDHLCAVTNTLKMSKLVQEMYPAIKALPGPRTTSGNINIEELINSNPDIAIAGDIDGQIVLDKTRIPVAFLEDGMGEGMEDIKREIRFYGTIFQAPDRAEKYVAFLERVMHLIEQRTRDIPVQKRKNVFQGFSPSHLVTLGGDTFMQERIKLSGCENAAETVTTIGKRTGLHSGLAEVSMEQVLEWDPDILVINYGKPADLYKDPQWRNIRAVRNKQIYSQPAGVFIFNRPTAESAVIFPLWLAAIAYPDLFENISINGIVKTFYREIFDFDLTDLQVHDILLGTYEFKMMKGIKNRG from the coding sequence ATGACAAAAAAAAGAATTTTTCTGCTTCTGTTTTCAGCATGTTTTGTTTTTTTATTTTACAGAATATATTATCATCCTGAAACCAGAGCCCGCGAAAATCATGATCGCACCCGCATTGTCACCGACATGAAAGGCCGCGCATTTCAAGTTGCAGATCCCATTAGGCGCATTGCACTGCTGGGTGGTCCCACAGGCCAGGTGGCTTTTATACTGGGGGTACAGGATCATTTGTGCGCCGTGACCAACACCCTTAAAATGTCAAAACTTGTCCAAGAAATGTATCCGGCCATCAAAGCATTGCCCGGTCCCAGGACCACTTCGGGCAATATCAATATAGAGGAATTGATCAATTCAAACCCGGATATCGCCATTGCAGGAGATATTGACGGTCAAATCGTGCTTGATAAAACCCGTATACCGGTTGCCTTTCTTGAAGACGGCATGGGCGAGGGCATGGAGGATATTAAAAGGGAAATCCGGTTTTACGGAACCATTTTCCAAGCCCCGGACCGGGCTGAAAAATATGTTGCGTTTTTAGAACGGGTCATGCATCTGATAGAACAGAGAACCCGTGATATTCCGGTCCAAAAGAGGAAAAATGTTTTTCAGGGGTTCAGCCCCAGCCATCTTGTGACCCTGGGCGGAGATACCTTTATGCAGGAACGCATCAAGCTTTCCGGGTGTGAAAATGCCGCTGAAACCGTCACTACCATCGGCAAAAGAACCGGGCTGCATTCCGGCCTGGCCGAAGTCTCCATGGAACAGGTTCTGGAATGGGACCCGGATATTCTGGTGATCAATTACGGAAAACCAGCCGACCTGTACAAAGATCCCCAGTGGAGAAATATCCGGGCGGTTCGAAATAAACAAATTTATTCCCAGCCGGCAGGTGTTTTTATTTTCAACCGCCCCACGGCGGAATCTGCCGTGATTTTCCCCTTGTGGCTGGCCGCCATTGCTTATCCCGACCTGTTTGAAAATATTTCCATTAACGGTATTGTCAAAACTTTTTACCGGGAAATTTTTGATTTTGACCTTACAGACCTTCAGGTTCATGATATATTGCTGGGCACTTATGAATTCAAGATGATGAAAGGAATTAAAAATAGAGGATAA
- a CDS encoding FecCD family ABC transporter permease: MKKFGLMILVFLVTVFICLCTGRYPISPGHVVGLLLSGAGIESHGFAAPPEMMMIFWNIRVPRILLSIMIGAGISISGAVFQALFRNPLAAPDILGVTAGSCFGAALAIMFLTPLAWVIQTSAFIFGIVAVTLAYILASWSRDSSPSVLVISGIVISAVFQAGLSFIMYLANPYDQMAQIVFWIMGSFHMASWTKVQVTLPVLVPGIFLMTIFSWRLNIMTQGEEDVLSMGINIFRWRIFYVLVSTLMVACAVASVGTVAWIGLIVPHIARYLAGAEHSRLIPVTAVLGGVFLMVMDSVARSVMLSEIPISIVTSIFGAPFLGYLVISAGQARFGHESGR, encoded by the coding sequence ATGAAAAAGTTTGGTCTCATGATCCTGGTTTTCCTGGTGACAGTGTTTATCTGTCTGTGTACCGGACGCTATCCCATAAGTCCCGGGCATGTTGTTGGACTGCTTTTGTCGGGCGCTGGAATTGAAAGCCATGGCTTTGCTGCTCCGCCGGAAATGATGATGATTTTCTGGAACATCAGGGTGCCCAGAATCCTTCTCAGCATTATGATCGGTGCCGGGATTTCCATTTCAGGGGCCGTGTTCCAGGCGCTTTTCAGGAATCCCCTGGCCGCACCGGATATTCTGGGGGTGACGGCTGGCTCCTGTTTTGGTGCGGCCCTGGCCATCATGTTTTTAACTCCTCTTGCCTGGGTCATCCAAACCAGTGCCTTTATATTCGGTATTGTAGCGGTGACGCTTGCCTATATCCTGGCGTCCTGGAGCCGGGACAGTTCTCCCTCGGTACTTGTGATTTCCGGGATTGTCATTTCAGCCGTATTCCAGGCAGGACTTTCCTTTATAATGTACCTTGCCAATCCATATGACCAGATGGCACAGATCGTATTCTGGATCATGGGCAGTTTCCATATGGCGTCCTGGACCAAGGTTCAGGTGACCCTTCCGGTTCTGGTTCCAGGTATTTTTTTGATGACGATTTTTTCCTGGCGCCTGAACATCATGACTCAGGGAGAAGAAGATGTATTGTCCATGGGAATCAATATTTTTCGGTGGCGGATTTTTTATGTCCTGGTCAGCACGCTTATGGTGGCCTGTGCCGTGGCATCCGTGGGAACGGTTGCCTGGATCGGGCTGATTGTACCTCACATTGCAAGATACCTGGCCGGAGCGGAACATAGCAGGCTGATTCCTGTTACGGCGGTTTTAGGCGGGGTTTTCCTCATGGTCATGGACAGCGTTGCCAGAAGTGTCATGCTGTCTGAAATTCCTATCAGCATTGTCACATCCATATTTGGCGCACCCTTTTTAGGTTATCTGGTTATCAGTGCCGGTCAAGCGAGGTTTGGACATGAATCTGGCCGTTGA
- a CDS encoding ABC transporter ATP-binding protein has protein sequence MTGRVNISNLCFGYTGREKDLVFSKISFDLEQGEVFCLLGPNGSGKSTLLKCMARLLNPLEGSVCLDGENLNTLGAGKIARKIGFVPQSLVCVFPFTVEDIVIMGRASRIGMISSPSKTDRRKAFESMERIGISHLAKRPCNRLSGGEWQLVLIARALTQSPGVLLLDEPTSHLDLGNQIKILEVVDSLAKEGITIIMASHFPDHAFLNADKVGILKDRTMIALGDPNKVLSEDVLEITYGITIKIVTIDEGINRKICVPVLNQKKTKQQVKNGSIDGLV, from the coding sequence ATGACAGGTCGGGTAAACATCAGCAATCTTTGTTTCGGGTATACGGGCAGGGAAAAAGACCTGGTATTTTCAAAGATCAGTTTTGATCTGGAACAAGGAGAAGTGTTTTGTCTTCTCGGGCCCAATGGCTCGGGAAAGTCCACCCTGCTCAAATGCATGGCACGGCTGCTGAACCCACTTGAAGGCAGTGTTTGCCTTGACGGTGAAAACTTGAACACTCTGGGTGCCGGGAAAATCGCCCGAAAGATCGGGTTTGTCCCCCAGAGTCTTGTTTGTGTTTTTCCGTTCACTGTGGAAGATATAGTGATCATGGGACGGGCATCCAGGATCGGCATGATCTCTTCTCCTTCCAAAACAGACCGGCGCAAGGCGTTTGAATCAATGGAAAGGATCGGGATTTCCCATCTGGCCAAAAGGCCATGCAACCGGCTGTCGGGCGGGGAGTGGCAGCTGGTATTGATTGCAAGGGCTCTGACCCAGTCGCCCGGGGTGCTGCTTTTGGATGAACCCACCTCCCACCTGGACCTGGGCAACCAGATAAAAATTTTAGAGGTGGTGGACAGTCTTGCAAAAGAGGGCATCACCATTATCATGGCATCCCATTTCCCGGATCATGCCTTTTTGAATGCTGATAAGGTTGGAATTCTAAAGGATCGTACCATGATTGCCCTGGGAGATCCAAACAAGGTGTTGTCTGAAGATGTTCTTGAAATAACGTATGGCATCACCATAAAAATCGTCACAATAGATGAAGGGATTAATCGAAAAATCTGCGTCCCGGTTTTAAATCAGAAGAAAACAAAACAACAGGTGAAAAATGGAAGCATTGACGGATTGGTATAA
- a CDS encoding helix-turn-helix domain-containing protein: MEKKLKRHTLDSFPVEKGNFETCWKLPHKIGKGTIKEFRLKSGIQVYVCNYNKSDRLKAKHYGDTPKFGFRFCLSGTTKLTLHCLKQSLTITHGESGFFYFPNRDGFYEDMPGTPIYMVVILISPSYWDTLMEDELHDIPIKFKAPLTDNKNSGDPFNCTEIITPSMHMILQQIIHCPYEGASHRFFIEAKAMELIACKLNQIKPASHKQKPTPRLKANDIDKIHYAGQLLSNNLQTPPNIIELAKTVGVSRTKFYNDFNQFYGTSPIEYLRFKRAEKARTLVKDESLSMTQIAYSLGYSSSSHFAKAFRDYFGIPPSRYRQNERW, translated from the coding sequence ATGGAAAAAAAATTAAAACGTCACACGTTGGATTCTTTTCCGGTAGAAAAAGGCAATTTTGAGACCTGCTGGAAACTACCCCACAAAATAGGCAAAGGAACCATAAAAGAGTTCAGGTTAAAAAGTGGTATCCAGGTATATGTCTGTAATTACAACAAATCCGACAGACTCAAAGCCAAACACTATGGAGACACCCCCAAATTCGGTTTCAGATTTTGTCTTTCAGGCACTACAAAATTAACTCTGCATTGTTTAAAACAAAGCCTGACCATAACCCATGGAGAAAGCGGATTTTTTTATTTCCCGAACCGGGATGGATTTTATGAAGATATGCCCGGGACTCCGATATATATGGTTGTAATATTGATATCTCCCTCTTATTGGGACACATTGATGGAAGATGAACTGCACGACATCCCCATAAAATTTAAAGCCCCTTTAACAGATAACAAGAACAGCGGCGATCCTTTTAATTGTACGGAAATCATCACCCCTTCCATGCACATGATACTGCAACAAATCATCCACTGCCCTTATGAAGGAGCAAGCCATCGCTTTTTTATCGAAGCCAAAGCAATGGAACTTATTGCTTGCAAACTAAACCAGATAAAACCTGCCTCCCACAAGCAAAAACCGACTCCACGCTTAAAAGCCAATGATATCGACAAAATACATTATGCAGGGCAATTATTGTCCAATAACCTTCAAACCCCTCCAAATATAATTGAACTGGCCAAGACCGTCGGTGTCTCCCGCACCAAGTTTTATAATGATTTCAATCAATTCTACGGCACTTCCCCTATAGAATACCTTCGTTTCAAACGCGCTGAAAAAGCCAGAACCCTTGTTAAAGACGAAAGCTTAAGTATGACTCAAATAGCTTATTCCCTTGGTTACTCAAGTTCCAGCCATTTTGCAAAGGCCTTCAGGGATTATTTTGGCATACCCCCCAGCCGATATCGTCAAAATGAACGATGGTGA
- a CDS encoding TonB-dependent receptor plug domain-containing protein — translation MKNLSRLGDFYVLLILLICFSPYCAWAEDTAGADKNVFDLGEVVVSGQAETITRVSTVETVDLEQIELTNSQNISQALSGLPGVTLSNGGRKAESSINVRGFGSRYVPIFYDGIPLYIPNDGYVDAGNLTTDNISRIDLSKGVSSVLYGFNTMGGVINIVSQKPQEKLEGSYGVEVTDNSDVKGNFNIGSSQDKFYFTLGGGFTNSNGWDVSDDFDANQYEDGDTRENSDLDDWNVAAKLGWTPAQGHEYAIGFNTIEKEKGLPPTADPDTSARRVKYWRFTDWDKETIYFIGNTELTDQLSVKTRVFYDTYYNALEDYSDNTYSNARWHSTYDDHSYGGSLVARVDYIPKNTLSCSFHYKKDVHEEQDDIGDPWENYEQEMVSFGIEDDIKLTDNLAFVLGSSYDIQNPQKANDGVNNGFVRESKSAFNPQAGVLLTVLEDLDMHFSLGKKSRWPTLQELYTDGLDNDRIANPDLAEEVATNYELGFEKPLPKNNRIGLTFFYSKVEDLIQDEIVGTDPVSGDDIEQYQNIDESSFKGLEFTFTSYMIADNDFQLHYTYLDAKNESDGADNDHLEGISEHKLYLSDLYRFNDRFSVFGSAEYNSKRYDEDANYDEVELDGFWVVNFKTMVRLDQSFVFEIGVKNLFDENYEMEVGYPRQGRSFFIGFKGEF, via the coding sequence ATGAAAAATTTGAGCAGGCTCGGGGATTTTTATGTTTTGTTAATATTGTTAATATGCTTCAGTCCTTATTGCGCATGGGCAGAGGATACGGCTGGGGCGGACAAAAATGTTTTTGATCTTGGTGAGGTCGTTGTCAGTGGACAGGCTGAAACCATTACAAGGGTAAGTACAGTGGAAACAGTTGATTTGGAACAAATTGAACTGACCAATTCACAAAATATATCACAAGCTCTTTCCGGTTTGCCCGGTGTCACCTTGTCCAACGGAGGGAGAAAAGCGGAAAGCTCTATTAATGTCAGGGGATTTGGTTCTCGGTATGTCCCTATTTTTTATGACGGTATCCCCTTATACATTCCCAATGACGGATATGTGGACGCAGGTAACCTTACAACGGATAATATTTCAAGGATTGATTTGAGCAAAGGGGTCAGTTCCGTTCTCTACGGGTTTAATACCATGGGCGGGGTCATTAATATTGTGAGCCAAAAACCGCAGGAAAAATTAGAAGGTTCCTACGGGGTTGAAGTTACTGACAACAGTGATGTAAAAGGAAATTTTAATATTGGATCAAGCCAGGATAAATTTTATTTTACCCTGGGAGGAGGGTTCACAAATTCCAATGGATGGGATGTGTCGGATGATTTTGATGCAAACCAGTATGAAGACGGAGACACAAGGGAGAACTCGGATCTTGATGACTGGAATGTGGCTGCAAAATTAGGGTGGACCCCGGCACAAGGCCATGAATATGCAATTGGATTCAACACCATTGAAAAGGAAAAAGGGCTTCCTCCCACTGCAGATCCCGATACATCGGCAAGAAGGGTAAAATACTGGCGGTTTACGGACTGGGACAAGGAAACCATTTATTTTATCGGGAACACGGAGTTGACGGATCAATTATCCGTTAAAACAAGAGTGTTTTACGACACCTATTATAATGCGCTGGAAGACTATAGCGACAACACCTATTCAAATGCCCGCTGGCACTCCACCTATGACGACCACAGCTATGGAGGCTCTTTGGTGGCCAGAGTTGACTACATACCTAAAAACACTTTAAGCTGTTCTTTTCATTATAAAAAAGACGTTCATGAGGAACAAGATGACATAGGCGATCCATGGGAAAACTATGAACAGGAAATGGTTTCCTTTGGTATTGAAGATGATATTAAACTTACGGATAATCTTGCCTTTGTTCTGGGAAGCAGTTATGACATCCAGAATCCCCAGAAAGCCAATGACGGTGTGAACAACGGGTTTGTCAGGGAATCCAAATCAGCCTTCAATCCCCAGGCAGGTGTGTTGCTGACGGTTCTTGAAGATCTTGACATGCATTTTTCCCTGGGGAAAAAATCAAGATGGCCCACCCTCCAGGAACTTTATACAGATGGACTGGACAATGACAGAATAGCCAATCCCGACCTGGCAGAGGAAGTGGCAACCAATTATGAACTGGGTTTTGAAAAACCCCTTCCCAAAAATAATCGTATAGGGCTGACCTTTTTTTATTCCAAAGTTGAAGATTTAATTCAAGACGAGATTGTCGGTACTGATCCTGTTTCCGGGGATGATATCGAGCAATACCAGAATATTGATGAATCAAGTTTCAAAGGCCTTGAATTCACCTTCACCTCTTATATGATTGCCGATAATGATTTTCAACTGCATTATACATATCTGGATGCAAAAAATGAGTCTGACGGTGCAGATAACGATCATCTCGAGGGTATATCCGAGCATAAACTTTACCTGAGTGATTTGTACAGATTCAATGATCGGTTTTCCGTTTTCGGGAGTGCTGAATACAATTCAAAAAGATACGATGAGGATGCTAATTACGATGAGGTTGAACTTGACGGATTCTGGGTTGTAAATTTTAAAACCATGGTAAGGCTTGATCAATCTTTTGTGTTTGAAATCGGCGTTAAAAATCTTTTTGATGAAAATTATGAGATGGAAGTGGGATACCCCCGCCAGGGAAGAAGTTTTTTCATTGGATTTAAAGGAGAATTTTAA
- a CDS encoding radical SAM protein, with product MKCNFCERRCDLTAGKSFCGMYREDGGRVVETYPDKWCTYFVSRVESVPFYHAYPGSRSMIIGTAGCNFRCRYCSNGFIACRNPADVQDVMYEFSPEKLVAMAQKLGCHNIVFNVNEPAVSLPSLLRVKAYAKKAGIPMGCLTNGYTTQESTRMMADIFSFVHVGLKGFSNAFYKKYVGVDSIEPILRNIKFFADHCHLEIASPVIEDVNDHELFDIATFIHDIHPHIPWHVFRLLPEHNMKGSVYPNIERMNQALESSRNLLPYVYFHNFVGSDWVNTLCPNCGATVIKRFSLGCSGDQLDEFLAPDNTCINCCTKIAMLGTKVAWDEKSGNIKSGDAKNHTVKEVG from the coding sequence ATGAAATGCAATTTTTGTGAACGCAGATGTGACCTTACGGCAGGCAAAAGCTTTTGCGGTATGTACAGAGAAGATGGGGGCCGGGTGGTTGAAACCTATCCTGATAAATGGTGTACCTATTTTGTATCCCGGGTTGAATCTGTCCCGTTTTACCATGCCTATCCAGGTTCCCGGTCTATGATCATCGGGACGGCCGGCTGCAATTTTCGTTGCAGGTACTGTTCCAACGGATTTATTGCCTGCCGTAACCCTGCCGATGTCCAGGATGTGATGTATGAATTTTCCCCTGAAAAACTGGTGGCCATGGCTCAAAAGCTTGGATGCCACAATATTGTTTTCAATGTAAATGAACCGGCTGTGTCTCTGCCAAGTCTTTTGCGGGTAAAAGCGTATGCCAAAAAAGCGGGTATACCCATGGGATGTCTGACCAATGGGTATACCACGCAAGAGTCCACCCGGATGATGGCGGATATTTTTTCTTTTGTTCATGTGGGCCTCAAGGGATTTTCCAATGCATTTTATAAAAAATATGTGGGAGTGGACAGCATTGAGCCTATTCTTCGCAATATAAAATTTTTTGCAGACCATTGCCATTTGGAGATTGCCTCTCCTGTGATCGAAGATGTCAATGATCATGAATTATTTGATATTGCAACATTTATTCATGATATTCATCCCCATATCCCCTGGCATGTGTTCAGGCTTTTGCCGGAGCATAATATGAAGGGTTCGGTGTATCCGAATATCGAACGGATGAACCAGGCCCTTGAATCTTCCAGAAATCTGTTGCCTTATGTCTATTTTCATAATTTTGTGGGGTCTGACTGGGTTAACACTCTTTGTCCCAATTGCGGTGCAACAGTTATTAAACGGTTCAGTCTGGGATGTTCCGGGGACCAGCTGGATGAATTTTTAGCCCCTGACAACACCTGCATAAATTGCTGCACAAAGATTGCCATGCTGGGCACCAAGGTGGCCTGGGATGAAAAAAGCGGTAATATAAAAAGCGGGGATGCAAAAAACCATACGGTAAAGGAGGTGGGTTAA